One part of the Sulfuriferula thiophila genome encodes these proteins:
- the rplR gene encoding 50S ribosomal protein L18 — protein MDKNTARLRRARKTRARIADQKATRLVVYRSNCNIYAQIIDATGGKVLASASSLEADVRKELPNGGNVTAAVLVGKRIADKAKQLGIAEVAFDRSGFRYHGRVKALADAARENGLSF, from the coding sequence ATGGACAAGAATACTGCGCGTCTGCGCAGAGCACGCAAAACCCGTGCTCGCATTGCAGATCAAAAAGCCACTCGTCTCGTGGTGTACCGTTCTAACTGTAATATTTACGCTCAGATCATTGATGCAACTGGCGGTAAGGTTTTGGCTAGTGCTTCATCACTTGAAGCTGATGTTCGTAAAGAGTTACCTAACGGCGGCAATGTTACTGCAGCAGTTTTGGTTGGTAAAAGAATTGCAGACAAAGCGAAGCAATTGGGTATCGCTGAAGTTGCTTTCGATCGTTCCGGCTTCCGTTACCATGGTCGGGTTAAGGCTTTGGCTGATGCGGCCCGTGAAAACGGTCTGAGCTTCTAA
- the rpmJ gene encoding 50S ribosomal protein L36 yields MRVQASVKKICRKCKIVRRKGVVRVICEDPRHKQRQG; encoded by the coding sequence ATGAGAGTACAGGCGTCTGTAAAAAAAATCTGCCGTAAGTGCAAGATTGTGCGCCGCAAGGGTGTGGTACGTGTGATTTGCGAAGATCCACGTCACAAGCAACGTCAAGGCTAA
- the rplX gene encoding 50S ribosomal protein L24, which produces MNKIRKGDNVIVTTGKDKGKRGTVLAVRDDNRLMVEGVNTVKKHVKPNPVKGDAGGIVVKEMPIQISNVAMFNAATQRADRVGFKILEDGRKVRIFKSTNEVVDI; this is translated from the coding sequence GTGAACAAGATTCGTAAAGGTGATAATGTTATCGTTACCACCGGTAAAGATAAGGGTAAGCGCGGAACAGTTTTGGCTGTTCGTGATGATAATCGCCTGATGGTTGAGGGTGTTAACACTGTTAAAAAACATGTTAAACCTAATCCGGTAAAGGGTGATGCTGGCGGTATAGTTGTTAAAGAAATGCCGATACAGATATCTAACGTTGCTATGTTTAATGCTGCTACCCAGCGTGCAGATCGAGTTGGTTTCAAGATTCTGGAAGATGGCCGTAAGGTCCGTATTTTCAAGTCAACCAACGAAGTCGTTGATATTTAA
- the rplO gene encoding 50S ribosomal protein L15: MELNKLQPGAGSNKPRRRVGRGIGSGLGKTAGRGHKGQKSRAGGFHKVGFEGGQMPIQRRLPKRGFVSLTSGDTAEVLLSVIDKLPVDQIDILVLKQAGLISARAKTAKVVNTGEITRAVKLQGLTATKGARAAIEAAGGSFSD, translated from the coding sequence ATGGAATTAAATAAACTTCAACCCGGTGCTGGTAGCAACAAACCACGCCGCCGTGTAGGTCGCGGTATTGGTAGCGGTCTAGGTAAAACAGCTGGTCGTGGTCACAAGGGTCAAAAATCACGTGCTGGTGGTTTTCATAAAGTTGGCTTTGAAGGCGGTCAGATGCCAATTCAACGTCGCTTGCCTAAACGTGGATTCGTATCGTTAACTTCAGGTGATACTGCTGAAGTTTTGTTATCAGTTATTGATAAGCTTCCAGTCGATCAAATTGACATCCTGGTGTTAAAACAAGCTGGTCTTATATCTGCAAGAGCAAAGACGGCTAAAGTTGTAAACACAGGTGAAATTACACGTGCTGTTAAATTGCAGGGTTTAACTGCAACTAAAGGTGCACGTGCTGCTATTGAAGCCGCTGGCGGAAGTTTTTCGGACTAA
- the rplN gene encoding 50S ribosomal protein L14 codes for MIQMQSRLDVADNTGARSVMCIKVLGGSKRRYASIGDIIKVTIKDAAPRGRVKKGDVYNAVVVRTAKGVRRPDGSLVKFDGNAAVLLNNKLEPIGTRIFGPVTRELRTERFMKIVSLAPEVL; via the coding sequence ATGATACAAATGCAGTCAAGGCTCGATGTAGCCGACAATACTGGTGCGCGTTCTGTAATGTGCATCAAGGTTTTGGGTGGTTCAAAACGTCGTTATGCCAGCATCGGCGACATTATCAAAGTCACTATTAAAGATGCGGCCCCTCGTGGTCGTGTTAAAAAGGGTGATGTGTATAATGCCGTTGTTGTGCGCACAGCAAAGGGTGTTCGTCGTCCAGATGGTTCTTTGGTTAAGTTTGATGGCAATGCGGCTGTGTTGCTTAATAACAAGCTTGAGCCGATCGGTACGCGTATATTTGGACCAGTAACCCGTGAGTTGCGTACAGAGAGATTTATGAAAATTGTCTCTTTAGCGCCAGAAGTTCTGTAA
- the secY gene encoding preprotein translocase subunit SecY, whose product MAANKATVGGADKFGDLKRRLLFLIGALVVYRIGAHIPVPGIDPVALEQLFRSQQGGILGMFNMFSGGALSRFTVFALGIMPYISASIIMQLLTVVSPQLEALKKEGDSGRRKITQYTRYGTVGLAFFQALGIAIALEAQPGLVIDPGLAFRITAVMTLVAGTMFLMWLGEQITERGIGNGISMIIFAGIVAGLPHAIGGTLELTRTGAFSIPLVLMLFVAVILVTALVVFVERGQRKILVNYAKRQVGNKIYGGQSSHLPLKLNMAGVIPPIFASSIILFPATLAGWFGSHESMSWLKDVGAALSPGQPIYVMLYATAIIFFCFFYTALVFNPKETADNLKKSGAFVPGIRPGEQTSRYIDKIMGRLTLVGAIYITLVCLLPEFLIVKWNVPFYFGGTSLLIIVVVTMDFMAQVQAYIMSHQYEGLLKKSNFKGSGFVSR is encoded by the coding sequence TTGGCTGCGAATAAAGCGACAGTCGGCGGAGCTGACAAATTTGGTGATCTTAAACGACGTTTGTTGTTTCTGATTGGTGCGTTAGTTGTTTATAGGATTGGTGCGCACATTCCTGTGCCAGGCATTGATCCGGTAGCACTAGAGCAGTTATTCCGTTCTCAGCAGGGTGGCATATTGGGAATGTTCAATATGTTCTCTGGTGGAGCGCTATCTCGCTTTACCGTGTTTGCTCTGGGTATCATGCCGTACATTTCTGCATCTATTATCATGCAGTTGTTAACGGTAGTATCCCCGCAACTAGAAGCATTAAAAAAAGAAGGTGACTCTGGTCGTCGCAAGATTACTCAATATACGCGTTACGGTACTGTTGGACTTGCTTTCTTCCAGGCACTTGGAATTGCAATTGCTTTGGAAGCGCAGCCTGGTCTCGTTATCGATCCTGGTTTGGCGTTTCGTATAACTGCAGTCATGACACTAGTAGCAGGTACTATGTTCTTGATGTGGTTAGGTGAACAAATTACAGAACGGGGTATTGGTAACGGTATCTCAATGATTATATTTGCAGGTATTGTTGCTGGGTTGCCGCATGCTATTGGTGGAACGCTTGAGCTAACACGAACCGGTGCTTTTTCAATACCGCTAGTTCTGATGTTGTTTGTTGCAGTAATACTCGTTACAGCTTTGGTGGTATTTGTTGAGCGTGGTCAACGTAAAATTCTCGTTAACTACGCAAAACGGCAAGTTGGGAACAAGATTTATGGTGGGCAGAGTTCACACTTGCCTTTGAAGTTAAACATGGCTGGTGTTATTCCTCCAATTTTTGCTTCAAGTATTATTTTGTTTCCTGCTACCTTGGCTGGCTGGTTTGGTAGCCATGAAAGCATGAGTTGGTTAAAAGATGTCGGTGCTGCTTTGTCTCCTGGACAACCGATTTATGTCATGTTGTATGCAACTGCAATTATCTTCTTTTGCTTTTTTTATACTGCTTTAGTATTCAATCCAAAAGAAACTGCGGATAACTTGAAGAAGAGTGGTGCTTTTGTCCCGGGTATACGTCCAGGTGAACAAACATCGCGATATATCGACAAGATCATGGGTAGGCTTACACTGGTTGGTGCAATCTATATCACTTTAGTTTGCTTGTTACCTGAGTTTTTGATTGTTAAGTGGAATGTGCCATTTTATTTCGGCGGTACTTCTTTATTGATTATTGTAGTGGTTACGATGGATTTCATGGCACAGGTTCAGGCTTATATCATGTCACATCAATATGAAGGTTTGCTCAAGAAATCTAATTTCAAGGGCAGCGGTTTTGTTTCACGTTAA
- the rpsQ gene encoding 30S ribosomal protein S17: MSEAENKVVRSLTGRIVSDKMDKTVTVLVERKVKHPVIGKVIRRSKKYHAHDQNNEFNEGDLVLIEECKPIAKTKTWRVAKLITKARAV, from the coding sequence ATGAGCGAAGCTGAAAACAAAGTTGTCCGTAGCCTAACTGGCCGTATAGTCAGTGATAAAATGGATAAGACTGTCACGGTTTTGGTTGAGCGTAAAGTTAAACACCCGGTAATTGGTAAAGTTATTCGTCGTTCTAAGAAGTATCATGCGCACGATCAGAATAATGAATTTAATGAGGGCGATCTCGTTCTTATTGAAGAGTGCAAGCCAATTGCCAAAACCAAAACTTGGCGTGTTGCTAAATTAATTACGAAGGCTCGCGCAGTATAA
- the rpsE gene encoding 30S ribosomal protein S5, translated as MAKIETNQESADGLREKMVAVNRVTKVVKGGRILGFAALTVVGDGDGGIGMGKGKSREVPVAVQKAMDEARRKLQKVNLKNGTLHHAVIGKHGAAVVYMQPASEGTGIIAGGPMRAVFEVMGVHNILAKCIGSTNPYNVVRATINGLMQINSPSEIAAKRGKSVAEIME; from the coding sequence ATGGCAAAAATTGAAACAAATCAAGAGAGTGCTGACGGCTTACGTGAAAAGATGGTTGCGGTTAACCGTGTAACCAAAGTCGTTAAGGGCGGTCGTATTCTGGGCTTTGCTGCATTGACTGTTGTTGGTGATGGTGATGGTGGTATCGGCATGGGTAAAGGTAAATCCCGTGAAGTTCCTGTTGCTGTGCAAAAAGCTATGGATGAGGCGCGTCGCAAACTGCAAAAAGTTAACCTAAAAAATGGAACTTTGCATCATGCGGTTATTGGCAAGCACGGCGCTGCAGTAGTCTATATGCAACCAGCCTCAGAAGGTACGGGTATTATCGCTGGTGGACCAATGCGTGCTGTTTTCGAAGTTATGGGCGTTCATAACATCCTTGCTAAGTGTATTGGTTCTACTAATCCTTATAATGTGGTTCGTGCAACCATCAACGGGTTGATGCAAATCAATTCGCCTTCAGAAATTGCTGCCAAGCGCGGTAAATCTGTTGCGGAAATCATGGAGTAA
- the rplV gene encoding 50S ribosomal protein L22 gives MRVSAVLRGTHLSAQKGRLVADQIRGLPVDQALNILAFSPKKGAAVIKKVLESAIANAEHNDGADIDELKVATITVDEGPSMKRFMARAKGRGNRIIKQTCHIVVTVGDE, from the coding sequence ATGAGAGTTTCTGCTGTTTTACGTGGTACGCACTTGTCAGCTCAGAAGGGTCGTTTGGTCGCTGACCAGATCCGTGGGTTGCCGGTTGATCAGGCTTTGAATATTCTTGCTTTCAGCCCTAAGAAGGGTGCTGCCGTGATCAAGAAAGTGCTTGAATCCGCGATAGCTAATGCTGAGCATAATGACGGTGCGGATATCGATGAATTGAAAGTCGCTACCATCACTGTAGACGAAGGTCCTTCTATGAAGCGATTTATGGCCCGTGCTAAAGGTCGTGGTAATCGTATTATTAAACAGACTTGTCACATTGTTGTGACTGTCGGCGACGAATAA
- the rplF gene encoding 50S ribosomal protein L6 yields the protein MSRVAKNPVAVPTGVEITLSSSVIAVKGPLGVLTQAANANVVIAQEGDALVFAPVDDSIRANAMSGTMRALLANMVQGVTKGFEKKLLLVGVGYRAQAAGDTLNLTLGYSHPIAHKMPDGVKVETPTQTEILIKGMDRQKVGQVAADVRSYRRPEPYKGKGVRYSDEVVVIKETKKK from the coding sequence ATGTCTCGTGTAGCTAAAAATCCAGTTGCTGTGCCGACTGGTGTTGAAATCACACTGTCTAGCTCTGTGATTGCTGTAAAAGGTCCTTTGGGCGTATTAACACAAGCAGCTAATGCTAATGTTGTAATTGCTCAAGAAGGTGATGCTCTTGTATTTGCACCTGTTGATGATTCAATACGTGCTAATGCGATGTCAGGAACTATGCGTGCTTTATTGGCAAACATGGTTCAGGGTGTTACTAAAGGTTTTGAGAAGAAGTTGTTGTTGGTTGGTGTTGGTTACCGTGCGCAAGCAGCTGGTGATACATTAAATCTGACATTAGGTTATTCTCATCCTATTGCGCATAAAATGCCAGATGGTGTAAAGGTTGAAACGCCTACTCAGACTGAAATCCTGATTAAAGGGATGGATCGTCAAAAAGTAGGACAAGTTGCAGCTGACGTTCGTTCATATCGTAGACCAGAGCCATATAAAGGCAAGGGTGTTCGTTATTCTGACGAAGTGGTTGTTATCAAAGAAACCAAGAAAAAATAA
- the infA gene encoding translation initiation factor IF-1 — translation MSKEDTIQMQGEVLETLPNATFRVKLENGHVVLGHISGKMRMHYIRILPGDKVTVELTPYDLTKARITFRAK, via the coding sequence ATGTCAAAAGAAGATACCATCCAAATGCAGGGCGAAGTCTTAGAGACTTTGCCAAATGCAACATTCAGGGTAAAACTGGAAAATGGTCATGTGGTTTTAGGTCATATTTCTGGAAAAATGCGTATGCACTATATTCGTATTTTACCTGGTGATAAGGTCACGGTTGAACTAACGCCGTATGATTTGACTAAAGCTCGTATTACTTTTAGAGCTAAGTAA
- the rplP gene encoding 50S ribosomal protein L16, protein MLQPARRKYRKEQKGRNTGIATRGNKVSFGDFGLKAIGRGRLTARQIEAARRAMTRHIKRGGRIWIRIFPDKPISEKPAEVRMGNGKGNPEYYVAEIQPGKMLYEMDGVDEALAREAFRLAAAKLPIQTAFVTRMIGS, encoded by the coding sequence ATGCTACAGCCAGCTAGAAGAAAATACCGTAAGGAACAGAAGGGTCGCAATACTGGTATTGCAACCCGTGGAAATAAAGTAAGTTTTGGTGATTTTGGTTTGAAGGCAATCGGTCGTGGTCGCTTGACGGCTCGCCAGATTGAGGCTGCACGTCGTGCTATGACTCGTCATATCAAACGTGGTGGTCGTATTTGGATCCGTATTTTCCCTGACAAGCCTATTTCCGAGAAGCCTGCAGAAGTTCGTATGGGTAATGGTAAAGGTAATCCTGAGTACTACGTCGCTGAAATTCAGCCAGGTAAAATGCTTTACGAGATGGATGGTGTTGATGAAGCATTGGCTCGTGAGGCTTTCCGCCTTGCTGCTGCTAAATTGCCTATTCAGACCGCTTTTGTAACTAGAATGATAGGTAGCTAA
- the rpsH gene encoding 30S ribosomal protein S8, protein MSMSDPIADMLTRIRNAQSVEKSAVVMPSSKVKVAIAKVLKDEGYVEEFVVNENEGKPELHISLKYYAGRPVIEKIERVSRPGLRIYKGSQELPKVMNGLGIAIISTSGGVMTDRKARANGVGGEVLCIVA, encoded by the coding sequence ATGAGTATGAGTGATCCAATTGCAGATATGCTAACGCGTATCCGTAATGCCCAAAGTGTAGAGAAATCTGCTGTGGTAATGCCTAGCTCTAAAGTCAAAGTGGCTATTGCGAAAGTGTTAAAAGATGAAGGTTATGTCGAAGAGTTCGTAGTAAACGAAAATGAAGGCAAACCCGAGTTGCATATCAGTCTTAAATATTATGCAGGTCGTCCCGTTATTGAGAAAATCGAGCGGGTAAGTCGTCCAGGTTTGCGCATTTATAAAGGCAGCCAGGAACTTCCAAAAGTGATGAACGGACTCGGTATCGCCATTATTTCCACTTCAGGTGGTGTAATGACTGATCGTAAAGCTCGCGCCAATGGCGTAGGCGGCGAAGTCTTGTGCATCGTAGCTTGA
- the rpsC gene encoding 30S ribosomal protein S3, with the protein MGQKIHPIGFRLCVTRNWSSKWFANSHDFAKTLNEDIKVREFLKKKLANASVSKIVIERPAKNARITIHSARPGVVIGKKGEDIEVLKSQLQKMMAVPVHVNIEEVRKPEIDAQLIAANIAGQLEKRIMFRRAMKRAMQNAMRLGAQGIKIMSSGRLNGAEIARTEWYREGRVPLHTLRADIDYGFFEAKTTYGIIGVKVWVYKGDALAKGEQPIAAPAEPEKRVRKPGAKHATAS; encoded by the coding sequence ATGGGACAGAAAATACATCCGATAGGTTTCCGTCTATGTGTAACGCGTAACTGGAGTTCTAAATGGTTTGCAAATAGCCATGACTTCGCTAAGACGTTAAATGAAGATATTAAAGTTCGTGAGTTTCTGAAGAAGAAATTAGCTAACGCCTCCGTCAGCAAGATTGTGATTGAGCGTCCTGCAAAAAATGCACGCATTACTATTCATAGCGCCCGTCCAGGTGTTGTGATTGGTAAAAAAGGCGAAGATATTGAAGTTCTGAAATCACAATTGCAAAAAATGATGGCTGTGCCTGTGCATGTCAACATTGAAGAAGTTCGCAAGCCTGAAATCGATGCTCAATTAATTGCAGCGAACATTGCTGGTCAGCTTGAAAAGCGCATCATGTTCCGTCGTGCAATGAAACGTGCGATGCAAAATGCGATGCGTCTCGGTGCTCAAGGTATCAAGATTATGAGCTCTGGTCGGCTGAATGGTGCTGAAATTGCGCGTACTGAATGGTATCGTGAAGGTCGTGTGCCTCTTCATACACTTCGTGCTGATATTGATTATGGTTTCTTTGAAGCTAAAACTACGTACGGAATTATCGGCGTTAAAGTTTGGGTTTACAAAGGAGACGCTTTGGCCAAGGGTGAGCAACCTATTGCTGCACCAGCTGAGCCTGAGAAACGGGTAAGAAAGCCAGGAGCTAAACATGCTACAGCCAGCTAG
- the rpsN gene encoding 30S ribosomal protein S14 has protein sequence MAKLAVINRDKKRRATVEKFAAKRAELIETIGNQKLSDEARHEARLKLQKLPRDASPVRLRNRCELTGRPRGVYRKFGLGRIKLREHAMRGEVPGMVKASW, from the coding sequence ATGGCAAAACTCGCAGTGATTAACCGCGATAAAAAACGTCGCGCCACAGTAGAGAAATTCGCAGCTAAGCGTGCAGAGTTGATCGAAACAATTGGAAACCAAAAACTTTCGGACGAGGCTCGTCATGAGGCTCGTTTAAAGCTACAAAAATTACCACGTGATGCTAGTCCGGTGCGCTTGCGTAATCGGTGTGAATTAACTGGTCGTCCGCGTGGCGTTTACAGAAAATTTGGTTTGGGGCGCATTAAGCTGCGCGAACATGCAATGCGTGGCGAAGTGCCGGGCATGGTTAAGGCCAGCTGGTAA
- the rpmD gene encoding 50S ribosomal protein L30 → MTATAKTVKVTLVKSVIGTKQSHRACVQGLGLRRLNHTVEVLDTPSNRGMINKVYYLVKCEG, encoded by the coding sequence ATGACTGCTACTGCTAAAACTGTCAAAGTGACACTGGTGAAAAGTGTCATTGGTACGAAGCAATCACACCGTGCATGCGTGCAAGGTTTGGGTTTGCGTCGTTTAAATCATACCGTTGAAGTGTTGGATACTCCTTCAAATCGCGGCATGATCAACAAAGTGTATTATCTCGTTAAGTGCGAGGGTTAA
- the rpmC gene encoding 50S ribosomal protein L29 yields the protein MMASELRAKSTAEIKQELIELLRAQFSLRMQVATQQTNKTSELGKLRKSIARVHTVLRENELKAVSK from the coding sequence ATGATGGCGAGCGAATTGCGTGCTAAATCCACGGCAGAGATTAAACAAGAGCTAATCGAATTGTTACGTGCACAGTTCAGCCTGCGTATGCAGGTTGCGACTCAGCAAACTAACAAAACGAGTGAATTAGGTAAGTTACGTAAAAGCATTGCTAGGGTTCATACAGTGCTGCGTGAAAATGAATTGAAAGCGGTGAGCAAATGA
- the rplE gene encoding 50S ribosomal protein L5: protein MARLQDFYKTTVLPDMMKQFGYKSVMEVPCIKKITLNMGVGEAVADKKVMEHAVGDMQKIAGQKPVVTKSRKSIAGFKIRDDYPVGCMVTLRREQMYEFLDRLVTVAIPRIRDFRGLSGKSFDGRGNYNMGVREQIIFPEVEYDKIDALRGMNITITTTAKTDAEARALLAAFKFPFKN from the coding sequence ATGGCTCGCTTACAAGATTTTTATAAAACCACGGTTTTGCCAGACATGATGAAGCAGTTTGGTTACAAGTCCGTGATGGAAGTGCCTTGCATTAAAAAAATCACGCTGAACATGGGCGTTGGTGAAGCTGTTGCTGATAAAAAAGTAATGGAACATGCTGTTGGCGATATGCAAAAAATTGCTGGTCAAAAGCCTGTAGTTACCAAGTCGCGTAAATCCATTGCTGGTTTTAAAATTCGTGATGATTATCCTGTTGGTTGCATGGTTACATTGCGCCGCGAACAGATGTATGAATTTTTAGATCGTTTGGTTACTGTTGCAATTCCACGTATTCGCGATTTTCGTGGTCTGTCAGGTAAGTCTTTTGATGGTCGGGGTAATTACAATATGGGTGTGCGTGAGCAAATCATATTCCCTGAAGTTGAATACGACAAAATCGATGCTTTGCGCGGTATGAACATTACCATTACTACAACTGCTAAAACTGATGCTGAAGCGCGTGCTTTATTGGCCGCATTCAAGTTTCCGTTTAAGAACTGA